The Chloroflexota bacterium genome includes a region encoding these proteins:
- the frr gene encoding ribosome recycling factor produces the protein MIDEVLLAVDGKMQKTVQVLKRELETIRSGRATPALVDHIRVDAYGGVSTPLNQLATISVPEARLLLIQPWDRSTLATINKAILKSDLGLNPISDGDVIRLVIPPPTEERRRELVKVVRKRVEDSKVAIRNLRRDAMEELKKLEKDKQISRDDNFRASDRLQKLTDRFIAEVAKLGQDKETEIMEI, from the coding sequence ATGATTGATGAGGTACTCCTAGCAGTCGATGGGAAAATGCAAAAGACCGTCCAGGTTCTTAAAAGAGAGCTGGAAACCATCCGCTCTGGCAGAGCTACGCCAGCCCTGGTAGATCATATCAGGGTTGATGCCTATGGCGGCGTGTCCACCCCGCTGAATCAGCTAGCCACAATCTCCGTACCAGAGGCAAGGCTGTTACTCATCCAACCCTGGGACAGAAGCACCTTAGCCACCATCAACAAAGCCATCCTCAAATCTGATCTGGGGCTAAATCCAATAAGTGACGGGGACGTTATTCGTTTAGTGATCCCCCCTCCCACCGAGGAGAGGAGGAGAGAGTTGGTCAAGGTGGTTCGAAAAAGGGTAGAGGATTCAAAAGTAGCCATTCGTAACCTGAGACGGGATGCAATGGAAGAGCTGAAAAAGCTGGAGAAGGATAAGCAAATTTCGCGTGATGATAATTTCCGAGCCTCAGACCGGCTGCAGAAGCTTACCGACCGTTTCATAGCAGAAGTAGCCAAACTGGGTCAAGACAAAGAGACAGAGATCATGGAAATCTAG